From the Bacillota bacterium genome, one window contains:
- a CDS encoding formylmethanofuran dehydrogenase subunit B, whose protein sequence is MPVIESVVCTFCGSLCDDLRVTVEQNRVLKVGGACALGRQKVFHDCEPTAVWSVEGMVVDMGTAMEEAARVLSSARFPLVYGLSTVSTEAQREAVALAELLGGTVDTTSSHCHGPSTMARQQAGLPTCTLGEVRNRADLIIFWGCNPMESSPRHLARYSAMAKGSAVTGRGQRRVVVVDVRPTPTAKAADEFIQIDAGRDYEAFTLLRSLIQGKAVPEDVTTTGSAGVPFERWARLAALMKGCRYGVAFFGMGLTMSGGREANLELLLTTVAELNAFTRFYAIPMRGHSNVAGSENVLAWLTGYPFAVNFSRGYPRYGPGEFTVVDLLERGDVDACLVVGADPAAHLPRRCVKHLESIPVVLVDPHVTLTTPLARVTIPVAAGGVGAEGTFYRMDNVPLRAAALVESRLPTDEEVIRTIRERITRAQDR, encoded by the coding sequence GTGCCGGTAATTGAAAGCGTCGTTTGTACCTTCTGTGGTTCCCTGTGTGATGACCTAAGGGTAACCGTTGAACAAAACCGGGTCCTCAAGGTAGGGGGCGCCTGCGCCCTGGGGAGACAGAAGGTGTTCCATGATTGCGAACCCACAGCGGTCTGGAGCGTAGAGGGCATGGTGGTGGATATGGGCACAGCCATGGAGGAGGCGGCCAGGGTTCTCTCAAGCGCACGCTTCCCCCTAGTGTACGGTCTCAGCACCGTGTCCACGGAGGCGCAGCGGGAAGCGGTAGCCCTGGCCGAGCTCCTCGGGGGGACAGTGGACACCACCTCATCTCACTGTCACGGCCCCTCCACCATGGCAAGGCAACAGGCTGGCCTGCCCACTTGCACCCTGGGGGAGGTGCGCAACCGTGCGGACCTCATCATCTTCTGGGGCTGCAATCCCATGGAATCCAGCCCGAGGCACCTGGCGCGCTACTCGGCGATGGCGAAGGGCTCTGCAGTCACAGGGCGCGGCCAGCGCAGGGTGGTGGTGGTGGACGTGCGGCCGACCCCCACGGCTAAGGCGGCGGACGAATTCATCCAGATAGACGCAGGCAGGGACTACGAGGCGTTCACCCTCTTGAGGTCCTTGATCCAGGGGAAGGCAGTGCCGGAGGACGTGACAACCACCGGCTCGGCCGGCGTACCCTTCGAGCGCTGGGCCCGGCTGGCAGCACTGATGAAGGGTTGCCGTTACGGGGTGGCCTTCTTCGGGATGGGGCTCACAATGAGCGGGGGAAGAGAGGCCAACCTCGAATTGCTCCTGACCACAGTGGCGGAGCTCAATGCATTTACCCGGTTCTACGCGATTCCCATGAGGGGCCACAGCAACGTGGCAGGAAGCGAGAACGTGCTGGCCTGGCTCACAGGCTATCCATTTGCCGTGAACTTCAGCAGGGGCTACCCGAGGTACGGACCTGGGGAATTCACCGTCGTCGACCTGCTGGAACGAGGGGATGTCGACGCCTGCCTGGTGGTGGGGGCAGACCCCGCGGCGCACCTGCCCCGCCGCTGCGTCAAACACCTGGAGTCCATCCCTGTGGTGCTTGTGGATCCCCACGTTACCCTGACCACGCCCCTGGCCAGGGTAACCATCCCCGTGGCGGCAGGAGGGGTAGGGGCTGAAGGGACGTTCTACCGCATGGATAACGTGCCACTGAGGGCTGCCGCCCTGGTGGAATCCCGTCTCCCCACGGATGAAGAGGTGATAAGGACGATTAGGGAGAGGATCACCCGTGCTCAAGATCGCTAA